Below is a window of Populus trichocarpa isolate Nisqually-1 chromosome 3, P.trichocarpa_v4.1, whole genome shotgun sequence DNA.
tcaaCTTGAGATAAAAGGTTTTAGGTTCCATAAAAACATGTCAACCAAgagttttttaaatcaattttctattcattcataatttattttaattatgtcaatatttcatgttaaagaacttttgttgaagaataatttctaataaaattttaactccaAAAATAAGTGGACCACACTTTAATTTGGCCTCAAATATGCCTattaaccataattttttttattaaatttttttggctatctcttatataaatgaaaattgaCTGACCAGTAATAAAGACTTCAAGATTTATAGAGATATAATGATTTAGTAGATCACTACGTCAAGATGGATGACTTTTGGCTTCTAAACTTCCTTGATAAAATAGTATCGAATTTACTCagttaaataataaatgtttttcttgaattattcaacctttcatgttttttttttcttgataagcATAAGCATAATAATGCCTTAATAagattaatacaaaaaatatgtaaaatacaAAGACCCGATACCCAAAACAccatatttgtttgaaataagCCCTCGAGGACATCTAAAACTTAGTTCCTCTCAAATCCAAGCCATGAAGTCATATATTCTTCTAACATCGTGTTTTGCAAAGTTATCAGCTATATGATTAGTCTTACGCAAAACATGACGGAAAGATAAAGAGCCCAATTATGAGGAGAAACTAGATgccaaaataaaaagttcatgAAATATCCATGGCCTGATAGATTACTTATTCATCTAATTTACCACGAACTAAATTAGATTCAAAGATGAAATTTCTATCCAAAAAAGCATCTCGTTAAGAAGATAATTCAAGAGTTTTAATTATAGTAAGCAATTCGGCCTCATTTGAATCCTTAATTCCCACAGGAGCAGAGAAATAACCCATCACAAAGCCATTATGATCATGAAGAGCCCTACCAATACCAACAAGACCAGGTTTCCCAATAAAAGAGTCATCAGCATTTCACTTAAGTGCATGTGCTTTTGGAGGATACTATAAAATGAAAGGTCTAGAACACATGGTATTTGATGAATAGACTGATCAACCTTTTATGTAAATCTAGATAATTTGTTTGGCCATGGACACCTCATGATTTCATGAGTGCtttagataatttgttttttttttaattctcaaagaaacaatcatatttataacttatatagatgatattttattaagattatttttctaTACTCTATTTGGTATACTAagatatgaaaatcattaaaagcaGTGTTCATCCTTTATTATGTTGCAACTGGTGTCTTTTTCATCATTGGAATAGGTtggaaaaataatgatttttgagtgctactaaaaatattatgacttattttttttttaacctagatCTTGAAATTTCTAGTCAACTAGATTAGATTATCATCATTAcacttttttatccttaaaagttttaagcttatttttcttaattaattatacgtAAGCTTTAATTTTCCGTAAACCCTTAGTTAGCGATccactagatttttttttactttatagtCAATGGAAATAATCTTATTCAAGAGCACATGTTTAGCGGTATTACATCTATAACGTAAATGTCTAAGCTTACCATTAAACCTCACTTTTGATTTGGCATCAAATATACCCATTCactatgtttttaaaacagaaatGTAACACCTTTTACTTTAGAAGTGAATAGAAAAGCTCCGTGTTTATGTTTCGAGCATGCTGCatttattatatatgtatatgcatgtgtgtgtgtgtgtgtgtgtgttgtaaATTATCGGTTTTTATCATAGAAGTAACAGGTAGTCTCCATCAAGAGAATGGAGAACAAAACGTTAACCTTTccaaaaagattgaaaatggCATTTATGGACTATATATATACGTTCAGGAAGCTAGTAATTTaatgtattatattaatttggagCATGGCATGGATAATATTCTCAACATTATCAATAGTATGTTGACATATTTTGGCAACTGCCTCGTCAAGAAGTACTGATAGTTCAGTGCAATTGCATTACTATGTAATGCAAATTTTATTACCATAATCTGCAGCTATTTTGAATCATTCATGCTCAAATGGGTTTTATTGCTGTGGCTGCAGGAACTGAGTAGCCAGCAGGAATATCTGAAGCTTAAAGCACGCTACGAAGCTCTGCAAAGAACCCAGAGGTGAGAGTGCCTGAAGCAACagtgtttaaaattaatgtacTCTTAGAAGGGTGATCCTCATTTGAAAGTGACCTTATCTACGCGCACATAATACTGAAATCTGATTTGATATTTAGTTCTAATTACACACTAAATATGTGATTGGCGTCGCACCACAGGAATCTTTTGGGAGAAGACCTTGGCCCTCTGAGCAGCAAAGAGCTTGAATCACTTGAAAGACAGCTTGATATGTCACTGAAGCAGATCAGATCAACAAGGGTATTTAATCTGAGTATAGTTTGAAGATAAGGATACATACATACATCTAACTACTGAGTTTGataatacaaacacacacacaaactcaGTAGTGAATTAGCGTTCTGATTAATAAGTAAAATTCTGAGAATAGAACACATAGACAATTACAGTTAAAACTGCCTGAATGCTGGATTTGACTTGGCTGCACACAAACaagtacttttttttatgtaataaagCACTTGACACTAATTAGCAGTATATATctcaactttataatttctcatACCGTTCTACAGACCCAGTACATGCTGGATCAGCTCAATGATCTACAGCATAAGGTACGGAAACTTCTGAAACTCCCTTGTTAATGTCTATTGATTTTCTTCTCTGGCTCTTTCCACTTAACCCCAGCATTACATGCAGGAACACATGTTGACTGCAGCTAATAAGTCTCTGAGAGAAAGGGTACGTTACATTTCCAAATTAGGGAAGGAAGTTAGTTTAGAAACAAGAACCCCTGAATTTAATTTAAGTCAGAGGTTTgtgttaaataaaaatggaaagTACTGCTAGGCATTAAGTTACTTTCATAGATTGAACATAAATTAGTCCAATTTATTTGATCTCCCCTGTCAAGAATAGCGTGAATATGATGATGACATGATGGTTGgtatatatgtttaattttgcAGTTGATGGAAGGCTACGAAGTAAATTCACTCCAGTTGAATCTAAGTGCAGAAGATGTGGGTTTTTCTCGACAACAAGCTCAACCCCAAGGTTATGGATTCTTTCATCCTTTGGAGTGCGAACCTACTTTACAAATTGGGTATGTCTGCAGGTCTCTTAGTCTGATCCTTTCTGTTTTACAACCTATCAGCGGGATGATGGTCATTGGAAAAAACAATGAATGTGcttattttatataagttatATCACTGGAAGCCATCGTTTCAATGTTGTAGAATCAGTTTGCAGTGCTAAAACAAAAGGGACGAGGAGGATTTGGCTTACTAcgatttaattttgaattgcagGTATCAGCCTGACAGTGCTATAACAGTGGTCACTTCTGGCCCAAGTATGACTGCTTACATGCCAGGTTGGTTACCATGATAGGAGGACTACCGCGCGCGGTTCCCAGTCATGGAATGCATTTCCTCAACAGCAAGGTTGATTACCCATTGTTCAGAAAATCTGCGCGTCTTGTATGTTACTGATGAAACAGTCTGTTATTATGAGGTGGATCAATCATTTATCATAATTCTACTGCACCTAGGACCAGTGCAAGTAATGCTTTGTGTGTGCGTGTGCAAGCACTGTGCTGCTGCTTTCAGCAGTTGCaggctctctctcttcttcttttttttaattatttttatgaagaatAATTCTCCTTTGTATGCAAGACCATGAAATTTAAGGTGTTTCTATCTATCCTTTCGTGACTCGTCATGTTTAAGGATTCAAAAAAACACACAATAGGGTTTTGGAATTAACTAAGAAGAAGGATGCTAGTTAGATAAAGATTCCTGACATGTATTCGTTGACTGTGGGTGTATATTGACTTTGAAAGAGTCCGATCATTTTTGAAAGCATGCAGGCTCGTGGAGGAGAATATCGTTAGCATATCTTCATGGCGAGAAAAACTTGTATGAGCCTGGATCGTATTAATTATAACTATGGGTTCTACAGGCTTGTTTACGGGGATTCATGGAGACTAGCTAGCTGGTGCAACTTCGGGGCTCTCTTTTGGAGTGTGAAAAGTgagttttatttagaaatgcttcgaggtattattttttatgttttaaaatatttattttttatattaatatattaaaatgatacaaaaatattagaaatactaatttaaaactaaaaaaaatcaaaatccaatatAACCGCAATGCCAGCCTTTATCTCCCTCGTATAAGCCATGTCATTCGTTGTCGGTCATTGTTGAGGGTGACCGGTTGACAGGCAATCACAACCAATCAAACCACCTAGATTTTCATGGCTAAGATTGCCTTGcaattttgattgaaattacATCaactcaaattattatttttattattattattattattattattattattatttcatgaaaTTGATTGACATGATGTCCATGGTAACTAATGAATATTCAACATGGACAACAATCAATTGCTATGAAATCTTGATTAACATGTTACTTCAAGATCCGGCAACTCAAGCTGTAAAGCAATGTACAgtgaacccaaaaaaaaaaaaaaagggaaaaattctGGCCTCACATGGATTACTTGGAGGTGAGCGCTGGGGTAAAGATttgtcaattcaatttttttttctgattttttttttcaaattctccaGCCCGAATTAACTTTTTGATTCTccgaattatattttaaaaaatataaaaaaatgaattttcaaaataatccgaaatctctttttatttcactgtattttctttcttttccaatcTAGTAACaaattacttttatatatatatatattaaaaaaattattacaggTAATTCGGGTTTTCCGAGATTATTTCGAAGAAATGCCCAAATTTCTATTTTCCAAAGGATTTTAAATAATGCTCATCCCTGCATAGATTCTCATTCTCCAAGTAAAAGTTGTGGGAAGCCACATTGTTACGACAAGCTTGTGTAAGGCCCGCAACTTTGCTTGGCCGGCCCAAGCCCGTTTGGAGCTTATGCTGGACAAGTTTTCTTAGCACCGGCATCATAGTGGCCTTGTCACCTCGgtttatacaaaataattatgcTTCACTTCGTAaacccaaacatgtttatgggCCTCACTCGTAATGTTACTACTTAGGGCCCGTTTTCTATCATTgaaggttttttagttttttagtttttaaaaaatatttttaaagttttcagTGAaagaatttttatcattttgtctGATATTTATTCCATGtgttttgaaaatcattttcaaaaattctCTCAGGAAAATGAGTTAGCCCAATCAAAATGCTTTTCTACTTCTTCATCGTCACCATCACTAAAattacttatattattttttattattatcatcgttaatttaattatctcttaatcattatttctttttatatgaaaaataagacaataaaatttttaaattttcttcatgttcaatgttattattaaaaaaacggtgttgaaattaaaacatcattttgattccTCACTCTGATTcctccatttttattttgtatcttcCGTTCTcaataattaaagaataaaaaataaatgatgatgtttaaaaaaatcaataaaaaatttcaagagtatacataaatcattaaataagaaaaatctacTATAATCATACATAACTTGCAATCTCTTACAATCATTATTATCTTttcctattaaaaaatatttttgttaaagattAAAAGAAGCTAAAACTCCCTAGAAAATCACTATAGATGCAcacttataatttataaacattGTTTATTGGAATGGAATAGTATAGTGACGATTCTTCCCCTCCATTCATAAAGTTgaaccatagtttttaaacccggtccGGTCTAAGCTCCGGGTTTTGACTGGATCACCGGGTCACCCaggtcaatttctattttttttaaattcaaaacgatgttattttagtaaaaaaaaaagtcaacgggttgtaACCGGGTTTTTCCGGGTCACCGGGTCAACCCACGGGGTCAGCCAGGTCACAACGAGTTTcgacttttcttatttttcttaaacccgacacggttccagccccggatcgaccggatttcaaaactatgagcTTGACACTAACTTTCAAGggcattaaaatctttttacatggattatttgttatttttaaattgaccgGGGACAAATATATCCTTTTCAAGGGTATTGTTATTATAGTGTCGATTAAgggcaatttgatatttaaccaggtataaaaaataataaacaattaaaatacacaATAAAACAACCATAATgcccataaaataaaataaaaatcaaacctaaaGTCAATggttttatataaaacaatgtaaaaagataaataaaaaaaaccattaacttcaggtttttttatatatatatataaacatcctAGGGGATAATTCACgtttggataaataaaaaaaatgtgggtGCAGTTATACGACATGATACTAGGAGACGAGTAAAAGATGATTACACACTTCAGGAGACACGTGTTGTTTCCGGGAGTCCAAACATACCCTTCTACCATATTATTAGAAGCAtcgttgtgtttttttttttgttggtatgACATGTGTCTCGagtgatgatttattttattgttggtgcccccttttttttctctctccttcctcAAAAATCACAACTCGACCTTATTTACTATTGGTACTTCAACTTTAATcattattcatttgatttataatttttagtctTATTTcttttgtagaagttttatttgtttttaattttatctttcaatcatgatttactaaatattaaattctttattttaatccctatcattttgatttttaatctttttctttgattttttttataaaagttttattgatttttaatttcatcatttagagATAACATTTACTATGCATTATataaaatgctttttatttgaaaaaacatgcacaacaaaatataataatctttAAACAATAATCCTGGACTATCAatcaaaaaatatctaattatattCTCAATGCAATTACAACTTCCATTTTTCAACTGGGGCATACAAATAAAACATTGCTATGTTATTACCATATTAAttgcttatatttattttctaattaaagaataaatataaaataaatactctAGTTTTCTTAACACTCCATCtgttaaacacaaaacaaatacaagagAGAAATCATTTCTTAATTAGTTGTTCTTTGTACTTTTTAATTgtgtatatttttgttatatatttcaCTTTATTCcgagaatatatattttgttgagtACAAGTCAAAGGATTTGTTATAAAAAGTACCATAGATATTAAATTAgatgaataaatatttaagtattGAGTTCAACAAATGGCCTGTGATTTAATGATGGAGTGGTTCgatgctattattttttaagattaataattCAACTCTAATAATTGACATAAAATGctaaatactttataaaaaaaaaaaaaaaaaaagttaataggaGTGAAGGAGACAGCAACGATATTAGTGCTCACTTATCAAAGCCGCAGTAAGTTGAGCATACGAGAGACTAAGGCGTACGACACGTGGCAGAACGCAGACGATTCGAATTTGCGACCCTACATTTCTCCTTTCTAAAAgaattgtagaaaaaaaaaaaccttgaaaaaacaaattaaagtttattccacacacacataaaatattctatatatatttttggtagCATTCCTtcatcattatttaatttaaattagggTAAAAATAAGGCGAGGTCGAATTTTGGATCGAGAATGGGGAGAAAGAAAGTGGAGCTAAAGCGAATCGAAAAGAAGATCTGTCGACAAATCACTTTCTCGAAGAGGCGAAATGGACTGATCAAGAAAGCACGCGACCTCTCTCTTCTCTGTGACGTCCAAGTCGCTCTCCTCGTCTTCTCCAGCAGTGGCAAGCTGTATGAATTCTCTAGCGCCGGCAGGTACTTACTTTTATTTATGTCTTTATAGCTTGCCTTGTTTCACTTCTCTGCTAGCTTTCTGTCTCAAAATTGATCTTCAATCTCTTAACCCGGAACGAACGCTTAGCATGAGTTGATGCTGCTACACTGCACTGTGCACATAATATCATGACGAACAGTTTTCTTCATAAAGTTCATTTTTGTTTGATAACTCATTATTGAATCTTGGATTTCATGTACTTGATTTCCTATTTGATCAggtctgtttttgttttcgcacaaattcttttatttcctattttattaggtctgtttttgtattttcacaaataatttatttatttt
It encodes the following:
- the LOC18097110 gene encoding agamous-like MADS-box protein MADS4 isoform X1, yielding MGRGRVELKRIENKINRQVTFAKRRNGLLKKAYELSVLCDAEIALIIFSNRGKLYEFCSSSSMLKTLERYQKCNYGAPEPNVSAREALELSSQQEYLKLKARYEALQRTQRNLLGEDLGPLSSKELESLERQLDMSLKQIRSTRTQYMLDQLNDLQHKEHMLTAANKSLRERLMEGYEVNSLQLNLSAEDVGFSRQQAQPQGYGFFHPLECEPTLQIGYQPDSAITVVTSGPSMTAYMPGWLP
- the LOC18097110 gene encoding agamous-like MADS-box protein MADS4 isoform X2 encodes the protein MSMDVLIPLDSMLKTLERYQKCNYGAPEPNVSAREALELSSQQEYLKLKARYEALQRTQRNLLGEDLGPLSSKELESLERQLDMSLKQIRSTRTQYMLDQLNDLQHKEHMLTAANKSLRERLMEGYEVNSLQLNLSAEDVGFSRQQAQPQGYGFFHPLECEPTLQIGYQPDSAITVVTSGPSMTAYMPGWLP